The window TGGAGTGGCGCCCGGACCCGGACAATCTTTACCTGACCAGCGGGTGCGACAACCTCGCACTGCACGTGGGGGACCCCGGCGCCGGCGACCAGCCCCAGGCCCTGGACCATATCGGCTTCATCCTGCGCAATCCGGAAGCCGTCGACGACTGGTTTGCCTTTCTGACCGGCCACGGCGTGAAGATCGCCAAGCCGCCGCGCACCCATCGCGACGGCGCGCGCAGCTTTTACTGTTATGACCCAGAAGGCAACGTCGTACAGATCATTTACCACCCGCCGATCGCGGCGGCCTGTGCCGGAGAATAACCGCATTGGTCAAACGACTGGACAAGAAGATCAAGCTCTACGGGTTCAACAACCTGACCAAGACCCTGAGCTTCAATATCTACGATATCTGCTACGCGAACACCGAACAGCATCGGCTCGAGTACCTCGAATACATCGACGAGATGTACAGCGCCGAACGCCTGACGCAGATTCTTACCGAAGTCAGCAACCTCATCGGCGCCAACATTCTCGACATCTCGCACCAGGACTACGATCCGCAGGGCGCCAGCGTCGTCATGCTGATCTCCGAAGAGCCGATCACCACTGAACAGCTGTCCAATACGCAGGCACCCGGCCCGCTGCCCGAGACCGTGCTCGCCCACCTCGACAAAAGCCACATCACGGTACACACCTACCCGGAAAGCCATCCCGACGGCGGTATCAGCACCTTCCGCGCCGACATCGACGTCTCCACCTGCGGGCGTATCTCACCGCTGCGGGCGCTGAACTACCTGATCCACAGCTTCGACTCCGACATCGTCATGATCGACTACCGGGTGCGCGGCTTCACGCGCGACATCCGCGGCCGCAAGCACTTCATCGACCACAAGATCAATTCCATCCAGAACTACATCGCCAGGGACACCAAGCGCCGCTACCAGATGATCGATGTGAACGTGTACCAGGAGTACATCTTTCACACCAAGATGCTGCTCAAGGAATTCGAGCTGGACAACTATCTGTTCGGTTTGGGCAGGACCGACTATTCGGACAAGGAACTCGAGCGCATCGAACAGCGCCTGCGCAAGGAAATGGCGGAGATTTTCTACGGCGAGAATATGTCCAAGATTTAAGAAAAGGTAAGGCGCCAGGGGTGAGGCGTGAGGTAGAGTCAGCCTTTACGCCTTACGCCTTACGCCTTACGCCTTACGCCTTACGCCTTACGCCTTACGCCTTACGGATTTCAAAATCAGACCCAATAGACGCTCCGGGTCATCACCTTCGAAATCAGCTTCATGGCCCCCTTCACCGGCGCGGGCAGTTCGGCGCCGCCGGCCTCCAGGGCCTTGTGGGCATGATGGGCCTCGTCCTCTTTCATCTGCTCCAGAATCACCCGCGAACGCTGATCCTGCGGTGCGATCTCAGCCAGATGCCCGTCCAGATGACGAATCACCTGCCGCTCGGTCTCGGTGACGAAACCCAGACTCCACTTGTCGCCGATCGCACCGGCAAACGCGCCGATGGCGAACGACCCCCAGTACCAGAACGGTCCCAGATAACTTTTGTGGGAACCAAGCTCGTTGATACGCTGCTCGCACCAGGCCAGATGATCGTTCTCTTCCAGCGCCGAGCGGTGCATCTCCCTGCGAACGTCCTCACGTTTTGCGGTCAGCGCCTGGCCCTGATAAAGCCCCTGCGCGGACACCTCGCCGGCGTGATTGATACGCATCAAACGCCCCGTCAGATCGCGTTCCGAGTCGTTCAGCTCCGCATCGGGCACGTTGTCGGCGGGATTGGGCCGTTCGGTTACTGCCGGGCGGCCGTGAACCGTGCGCAGAGACTGGTCGATCTCCATCAACAGACGATCAAAAAAGGAATAATTTCGCATGTTCATGTCCTGACTTGTGGTCGCCTGACGCTGCTGCCGTATTTTCTGCAGGCCCCGTGCCCGGAAACGCCGGCTCCGCGAATGGCTGACACATGCCAGCATACCCGCATCGGGCTCACGGAATAAAGCGGGCGCCTGGGGGTTGTGCTAGCTTTACGAACCATATGCGTGTGACCAGAAAATCCATTTATCTTCTCCTCGTGGCCGGCAGCCTGCCGCAACTGGCCGGCGCAGCCGATGCGCCTGCTCCGGCCGCACCGCCCCCACCGGCCGGGACGGACGATGCTCCAGCCAATCCGGTCAAGTGGAAGCTCAGCGCCGAGGCAGGGGCCGTGGTCACCACCGGCAACAGCAAGAGCAGCACCTACAACGGCAAATTCCGGGCCATACGCACCCAGGGCCCATGGAAGCAGGACTTCAAGCTGTCATCGCTCGCCGCCACCCAGGATGACAGTACGACGGCCAAACGCACCGAGTCCTCCTACAAGATCGACTACAACTTCAGCCGCCACAATTATGTGTACGGACTGCTCGGTCTGCTTTCCGACCGCTTCAGCGGCTACGACTACCGGTATTCCGAATCCGTCGGCTACGGTCACCGCCTGCTGAACGACCAGCGCACGCAGCTGGACGTCGAGCTCGGCGCCGGCGCCCGGCAAAGTTTCCTCACCGACGACACCCGCCAGGACGAAGCCATCGCCCGCGCGGCCACCAAATTTGTGTACCGGTTCCCGACCGGCGCCAAGTTCGAGCAGGACCTAAGTGCCGAGGCCGGTCGCTACAATACCGCCGCCCAGTCGGTCAGCTCCCTTAAGGTCAAACTCAACGGCTACCTGAGCATGAACCTAAGCTACACGGTCAACCACAACACCAATCCGCCGGACGACCTCAAGAAAACCGACAGCATCACCACCCTCAACCTGGTATACGATTTCCCCGGCAATGAGGAATGAACCCGCTCTCTTGATCCGCCTCCGGCCCGACCCCATTTATATCCGGTAAAGCAACGTCTCATGGGCCGTTTCCAGTGAGCTACTACCAGCGCCATATCTTTTTCTGCACCAATTGCCGCGAGGACGGGCGGGTGTGCTGCGCCCAGTACGGTGCCGCTGAAATGCGCGCCCATGCCAAGCAACGCTGCAAGGAACTCGGCATCACCGGCCCGGGGCAGGTGCGGGTCAATACCGCCGGCTGCCTGGACCGCTGCAGCGAAGGGCCGGTCGCCGTGGTCTACCCCGAAGGCGTCTGGTACACCTACGTCGA is drawn from Gammaproteobacteria bacterium and contains these coding sequences:
- the speD gene encoding adenosylmethionine decarboxylase: MVKRLDKKIKLYGFNNLTKTLSFNIYDICYANTEQHRLEYLEYIDEMYSAERLTQILTEVSNLIGANILDISHQDYDPQGASVVMLISEEPITTEQLSNTQAPGPLPETVLAHLDKSHITVHTYPESHPDGGISTFRADIDVSTCGRISPLRALNYLIHSFDSDIVMIDYRVRGFTRDIRGRKHFIDHKINSIQNYIARDTKRRYQMIDVNVYQEYIFHTKMLLKEFELDNYLFGLGRTDYSDKELERIEQRLRKEMAEIFYGENMSKI
- a CDS encoding NAD(P)H-dependent oxidoreductase subunit E, with translation MSYYQRHIFFCTNCREDGRVCCAQYGAAEMRAHAKQRCKELGITGPGQVRVNTAGCLDRCSEGPVAVVYPEGVWYTYVDREDIDEIIEEHLVHGRPVERLKI
- the coq7 gene encoding 2-polyprenyl-3-methyl-6-methoxy-1,4-benzoquinone monooxygenase, whose product is MNMRNYSFFDRLLMEIDQSLRTVHGRPAVTERPNPADNVPDAELNDSERDLTGRLMRINHAGEVSAQGLYQGQALTAKREDVRREMHRSALEENDHLAWCEQRINELGSHKSYLGPFWYWGSFAIGAFAGAIGDKWSLGFVTETERQVIRHLDGHLAEIAPQDQRSRVILEQMKEDEAHHAHKALEAGGAELPAPVKGAMKLISKVMTRSVYWV
- a CDS encoding DUF481 domain-containing protein, giving the protein MTRKSIYLLLVAGSLPQLAGAADAPAPAAPPPPAGTDDAPANPVKWKLSAEAGAVVTTGNSKSSTYNGKFRAIRTQGPWKQDFKLSSLAATQDDSTTAKRTESSYKIDYNFSRHNYVYGLLGLLSDRFSGYDYRYSESVGYGHRLLNDQRTQLDVELGAGARQSFLTDDTRQDEAIARAATKFVYRFPTGAKFEQDLSAEAGRYNTAAQSVSSLKVKLNGYLSMNLSYTVNHNTNPPDDLKKTDSITTLNLVYDFPGNEE
- a CDS encoding VOC family protein; this translates as MNDDIHRPAGMGGMRHVALNVRDIAACEHFYVDLLGMQVEWRPDPDNLYLTSGCDNLALHVGDPGAGDQPQALDHIGFILRNPEAVDDWFAFLTGHGVKIAKPPRTHRDGARSFYCYDPEGNVVQIIYHPPIAAACAGE